The DNA region TAAAAGGATCTTAATCAAAGCAAGTTGGTAATTCTATCGCTACCTATTTAAGTTAGAgtccaaattttgtaagaacagAGTGTAAAACCCATATTTTACACTATTcaataagagattgtcacatcagcattttacttATTTTCAATACATCCTACCATACTTAATAATATCCCAATACACTATAAAGGTTCCCCTTTATAGTTGAGTCTCACCTGCTTCCTTGGCCTTACCATTTGAGCTTCTTCCATGTCATTCCCATGGATGAAAATTTCCTTGCATATTGATTCATTACCAGCCGACTGATCGAAACAGAAAATTCTTTCTTCTGTTCGAAGCAAGTGTGAAGATACCTGTCGGCTGTTGCAATAGCAGATGGGGTCTCTTGAGAAGAAATAATGCTCTTGAATCTGATAACCTTATACAAATGTGTAGTGCCAACGAGGAAGACCTTCAGAACAGTGGAAAGAGCAATGTCTAaaatctttgttttgttttgttgacaCACGAGGCGGATTTTGGAGAATAGTACAATCTAGTATGAATCTTTTCACAAAATTGGGGTGACTAGTCCATGTTGACATACAAAGAACAACATAATAAGCAACAAGTAAGCCTccattttttccccttctcACCCTCTAATTTCTCGAcaactcaaataaaaataatctcaaataaacaaaatcaataaGAAGTATAAATAGAAGGAACCCAATAAACATACCCGGATAAGTTCGAAGAAATGTTCTGATTTACCTTGACCAACTTGGTTTATTGCACCTTGAGAGCTTTAGGACCACAAAAGTGAAGAagttgaagaaagagaaagaaatcaGCTTCGTTGGGCTTATATAGGTCTAGGTTAACATTGAAGTAGCTGAAGATGTTGGCGGCTGAGCATCATAGAGGAGAGTAGAGATTCAAAATTGACGCCAACTACTGTGCAGGAGATGAACTGTCATAAGAATTGGGGTTTTTAAAGTTTTCTCTTTATAAGTATTTAAAACTATACGTAAGGGTTGAATGTACACAAACAAGATATAGCATACATGAAAATATGTATAGTTGTACACTTGTGAAGCTTAACTCAGATTGTCGAGAGATCGATGAGTTCCCTTAATGTGATCATGCCCAAAGGCTTTGTGAGCGGGGATTTCCAATTTGATAGCTTCTGATAAACATGTTGCATTGTTGGACGAGATTGTGGATTGTTGTGCAAGCAAGCCAATGCTATCTTGGCCACTAAAACCACCTTCTCCGCAACTTGCCTTGTAGGTAGCACAAGCCGTTGATCCAACACATCTTCTAGGAGCACATCATGGGATGATGATGATAGAAATGATGAGATCAAATCACCCGGATGCCTTCCCATAATTACTTCCAATGTGACTactccaaaactataaacatcacACTTTTCACTTACTTCCATCGTGTATGCGTTTTCTGAAAGTAAATTATTAGTGTTTTACTATGCTTTCACTTTGTAGAAGCAAGTTTTAATAACATTTCTACTCGTATAGTAATTTCTTTTGGAATTAGGTGGAGGAGGCAACTAAAGGTATTGAATTCTGCGAAAATTTTGAAGGACAAATAAGAAATAGGTAATCCTATTCTATTACATGGTAGTGGAAGCAAActttctatttaaatttttcaccaaataattaaatctagtttgaaagaattaaatagTTGAAAAGTGAAGCTGTCTCTGTAAAACGTGATTCTTCTACAACTACGAATTAATTGGATGTATTCATGCACAATTAACTATGGAAAattcccataaataaaaaaaaaactattttaaaaagttaaaatcttAAAAACTGAAATTAAAATGAAccttatttttgtaattgtgaTTATGATCCCAAATAAAGGAGGTGATCGTATAAATTATTAAGGGTTGTTACCTCCaatcttgtgtttttttttttttttttttttctaagtgcCGATCAAGTTGatagtgaaaataaaattttcacccCTAAATCAACAAAGTACTCTAATTATTAATCAAACCTACTAGCTCAAGCAAGGACAACCGTACAAAACATTCTGTTGTTAAACAGATTTTAAAGGGCAACATTTTCCTACTTTGAAGGAATATCCTCTAATTCATTATGTGACGATTTATAAGACTATTcacatgtattatttaaataagtcatgTAATTGATATAAATAGTCATGTGACTAAAAGTACATAAGGATGGTCTCTTTATTTGCCACATAGTGGGTCGAAGGAAGTTTCCTTTAAACCGATTTGGAGGTAAAATTTTGCCAATTATAAAAGGCAAACAATGCCAACGAAATAACATTTAATAAGATTAGAGACACAACAAAAGTCACAACACGGATATAGATGATGTGATTGTTGCTAATAAAAGTGGAGTCAATAAGTCCATGTAATACTTAAATAACATACCTGGAGCGGCATACCCAATGGTGCCAGCAAATGAAGTCCAATAAGAAGTGTCAGAACTCATAATCTTAGATGTGCCAAAGTCAGAGACATGAGCTTCAAATTCCAAATCTAGTAGAACATTCTTGCTTGATATGTCACGATGAATTATTGGATGTGAGCATTCATGATGCATATAAGACAAAGCATTTGCCACACCTTTGACAACATTTACCCTCTTAGCCCAATCAAAGTCCAGTGCTAATTCATCATTGTTTAGTATCTTTTCTAGGCTCCCTCCTTCCAAGAACTCATAAACTAAAAGCAAGTATCGTGGATGTGAGCAAAAACCATGAAGCCTCACAATGTTGCGATGTCGTATTTCAGTTAGACTATGTATCTCATTGGTGAAAGCTTTTATAATGGCCACACTGTCTTCTGAGAGTGGATGAAGTTTCTTTACAGCAACAACTTGACCTGTTGGTAACTCAGCTTTATAAACAAATCCATACCCCCCAACACCAATACAATGCTTGTAATCAAAATCCTCTGTTGCTTCAACAATGTTTTCATAAACCATTTTCCCATCATAGCTCCACACAGAAAACATATCTtgatgttcttcttcttttggcttATTTTTTGTCTTCGTCTTTCTAAAGCACACGGCTAATGTAATTCCAACAATGATAAATATAAGAAAGACAATGCCCAAAAGGGCAAAAATTAGTGTCGTAACATTATATCCCTTTTTTACATGAAGATTGTGGCTATATGCAGAGAGGCAAACCTTTAAACCAGTAGCATTGCCACACAAGCCCTTGTTATTTCTAAATGCTTCCACTGGAGCCTCATGAAATACTTTAATATCCGGAATAGGACCCCTCAATTGATTGTAGGACAAATCAACAGATGTCAAGCCTAACAATTGGTTAAAAGTGGACGGAATATTCCCAGAGAGTGCATTGTGGGAAAGATTCAAGATTTCTAATACTTTCAAATCTCCAAGTTGTTGTGGTATCTCTCCTATTAGAAAATTTTTGCTAAGATCAAGATTTTGGAGATACTGTAAATTGCCAATCTGAAGTGGGATATATTTGCTTAAGTGATTGTTGCTCAAATTCAAGACAAAAAGTTTTTTACAATTCCCTAGGTTAGGAATAAGGCCACTTAGACTATTTTTGGCAAGATTAAGACGCTCTAGATTTGACAGCATCCCGAAATTGTAAGGGATGTGACCAGaaaatttgttattatctaGATAAAGGTCAAACAAAAATGTCAGCTTACCTAATTCCTTTGGGATTTCTCCATGTATCTTATTTGAGGAGAGGTTCAGTACATGTAATTGAATTGCTTCTCCAAGCTCAGGAGGTAATCTACCTGAAATATCATTGTTAGAGATTTTAAGGCTTGTTAAGTTTTGACATCGCCCCCAATTAGTTGAAAGCTGACCATAAAGTTTATTATAACTCAAATCCATATATATTAAGCGTGGGTGTACCCCAAAACTTTCTCCTATATTTCCAATAAGTTGATTTCCATCAAGTCGGACTCTGATGAGGCTACTGCAGTTGCTCAAGGATTTTGGTATTGAACCAATAAAATGATTATTGATTGCAAGGAACTTCTCAAGCAATCCACCATGGCACACATTGTCAGGTAAGTGACCAGTGAATAGATTATTAGATACTTCGAACTCCTTCAATTGAGTAAAATTGTTCTGCTCAAATGAAATGAGTTAGCTTAACTTATTAGTGAACAATCTAAAACAAGCGAGTTTAGTTAAGTTTCCTATAGAAGCAAGAATTATAGCtatgaaattgtaaaataataactttaagattactcaagaacttaCCATTCCAAATTCTTGAGGGAAGGAGCCAGAAAGTTTGTTGGAACTCAGATATAGAAAACTTAGTTTGCTTAAGTTTCTGAAAGAAGCAGGGATGACACTTGTAAGATTGTTAAATGATAACTCAAGCTCAATCAGAGAACTTAGCATTCCCAATTCTCGAGGGATAGAACCAGAAAGTTGGTTCTCATAAAGATATAGAGTGTTTAGGTTGCTTAAGTTTCCAAGAGAAACAGGGATGGTACCTGTGAGATTGTTTGTTGATAACTCAAGGTCAGTCAGAGAACTTAGCATTCCTAATTCTTGAGGGATGGAACCAGAAAGTTGGTTCTCATAAAGACATAGAATAGCTAGGTTGCTTAAATTTCCAAGAGAAGCAGGGATGGCACCAAAGAGATGGTTCTTCTGAAGATATAGCTTGTTTAGGTTGCTTAAGTTTCCAAGAGAAACAGGGATGATACCTGTGAGattgttttttgataagtcaaGGCCAGTCAAAGAACTTATCATTCCTAATTCTTGAGGGATAGAACCAAAAAGTTGGTTTTTCTGAAGATATAGAACAGTTAGGTTGCTTAAGTTTCCAAGAGAAACAGGGATGGTACCTGTGAGATTGTTTGTTGATAACTCAAGGTCAGTCAGAGAACTTAACATTCCTAATTCCTGAGGGATGGAACTAGAAAGTTGGTTCTCATAAAGATGTAGAATAGTTAGGTTGCTTAAATTTCCAAGAGAAGCAGGGATGGCACAAAAGAGATGGTTCTTCTGAAGATATAGCTTGTTTAGGTTGCTTAAGTTTCCAAGAGAGGTAGGAATGACACTCATGAGATTGTTTGCTGATAAATCAAGCTCACTCAAAAAACTTAGCATTCCTAATTCTTGAGGGATGGAACCAGAAAGTTGGTTCTCATAAAGACATAGAATAGCTAGGTTGCTTAAATTTCCAAGAGAAGCAGGGATGGCACCAAAGAGATGGTTCTTCTGAAGATATAGCTTGTTTAGGTTGCTTAAGTTTCCAAGAGAGGTAGGAATGACACTCATGAGATTGTTTGCTGATAAACCAAGGCCAATCAGAGAACTTAGCATTCCTAATTCTTGAGGGATGGAACCAGAAAGTTGGTTCTCATAAAGATATAGAATAGTTAGGTTGCTTAAGTTTCCAAGAGAAGCAGGGATGGTACCTGTGAGACTGTTTATTGATAGCCCAAGGTCAGTAAGAGAACTTAACATTCCTAATTCATGAGGGATGAAACCAGAAAGTTGGTTCTCATAAAGATATAGAATAGTTAGGTTGCTTAAATTTCCAAGAGAAGCAGGGATGGCACCAAAGAGATGGTTCTTCTGAAGATATAGCTTGTTTAGGTTGCTTAAGTTTCCAAGAGAGGTAGGAATGACACTCATGAGATTGTTTGCTGATAAATCAAGCTCACTCAGAAAACTTAGCATTCCTAATTCTTGAGGGATAGAACCAAAAAGTTGGTTCTTCTGAAGATATAGAACAGTTAGGTTGCTTAAGTTTCCAAGAGAAACAGGGATGGTACCTGTGAGATTGTTTGTTGATAAACTAAGGCCAATCAGAGAACTTAGCATTCCTAATTCTTGAGGGATGGAACCAGAAAGTTGGTTCTCATAAAGATATAGAATAGTTAGGTTGCTTAAGTTTCCAAGAGAAGCAGGGATGGTACCTGTGAGACTGTTTATTGATAGCCCAAGGTCAGTAAGAGAACTTAACATTCCTAATTCATGAGGGATGAAACCAGAAAGTTGGTTCTTACTTAGATATAGAGTGGTTAGGTTTCTTAAGTTTCCAAGAGAATCGGGGATAGTACCCGTGAGATTGTTGAATGATAACCTAAGGTCATTAAGAGAACTTAACATCCCTAATTCTTGAGGGATGGAACCAGAAAGTTGGTTCGCATGAAGATGTAGAGTGGTTAGGTTGCTTATGTTTCCAAGAGAAGCAGGGATGGTACCTGTGAGACTGTTTGTTGATAACTTAAGGCCAGTCAGAGAACTTAGCATTCCAAATTCTTGAGGGATGGAACCAGAAAGTTGGTTCTCATGTAGATATAGAGTTGTTAGGTTGCTTAAGTTTTCAAGAGAAGCAGGGATGGTACCTATGAGATTATTTGATGATAAATCAAATTCACTCAAAGAAGTTAACCCTCCTAATTCTTGAGGGATAAGGCCACTAATACGATTGTCGGCAAGGTCAAAGATGTGGAGACTTGTCAATCGGCCTATTTCGAAAGGAATTCTCCCAGTGAATTGATTATATGAAAGGTTTAGAACTGAGAGTTTTGAGAGGTGAGCAATATTTGAGGGGATGGTTCCAAATAGTGAGTTGTAAGAAAGGTCAACACTAAGTAGATTGGGGAAGGATTGAAAGCTTAGATTGTGAAGTGTACCTTTCAAACTGTGACTTGAAAGATTTAGTTGGGTGATACTTCCAGACATGTCGCAATATATTCCGATCCAATTGCAAGGATTGCTTCCAGCCCAAGAGGATAAGAAAGACTGGCTTTTACTGTGAAGgttgtttttccattttagaAGGGCCCTTgcttcctttctttcttctgCTACCTTAATCTTATTGTTAGTGTAAACGAAAGGAGAAGTTATAGAGGAAACAGAAGCAGTGGATGAACAAACGAAATCAAGGATGACGACAATAAGAAGGAAGAAGACTAGAGATGAAATGAATTGATTGAAGAGTGGTTTGTTTGAAAGGGATGTCATTATGTTGGTGGATGAAGGATGAACTTTTACACTATGGTTGGAGTAGTGGATGAATGATTTCAAATGGATTGAGAGGTATTTATAGAAGGGATTGGAATATTTAATTGGCTAAATTTTTGGTTAGATATATTTTGAGGAATCTTCTTAATTAATTACATGTTTGGTTGTTATCTAGGTGTGCTTTACTGCTTTTATCATATCACCATTAAGTCAACTAAAATGATCACGTGACAATTAAATCGTTATGTGATCTAAAAATATTCACGGATATATATTAACTCAAAAACCTCATTTACCAGATGAAGTTGGCGAAACCCAAGTTATTGCTTACTTTTCCATACAGACCGTACTAATAAATTGAAGTGATTAGAAACAATATTAAACTATTGCTTACTTTTCCATGAAGACCATACTAAGGAAATTAATTGCAAATTACTTGGAACATGTCAACAGGAATGGGGCAGTCACTATGAACGAATTAATGTATTTTTGAGGCTTAAAGTGACAACTTTAAAAGCGATTTTTgcttataataatatttatttaattttttaaaataatttttttaaagttataatGTTGGATTTTAGTAACGACTTTGTCTAGAGAACtataatagagagagaaagaaagagtttATTGACTCTATTCAACTTTTTTGTGTTTGGGAGATAGGAAATTTGCACTCTAAAAGTATTGCAAATAGAATAAAGTGCGTTAATAGAGTGCAGAACGTTTAAAGAAGgattgttttttaaaatgatttttattgattaaaattctagggcttcataaaaatttgtcaatgtGAAACATATAGAGAGTGCATTCTATTTGTCAATAAagaacattatttatttatgggcaAGAATTAAGTACAGTATTTAGATGTTGTTTCTTAAGCTTCCCTCTTAAGATTCaaccatgtgaattttttctcataagatgaaagtgtattttttagttaagtagctacatgactgaatcttaaaagagaaacttaaagaacagcacctaaggtactgtacctaaattttatcctttatttatttattgccaAGTGAAtgtcctttatttatttatttccagGTGAAGGGGAccttaaataaaatttctgcACATTAATTAACATAGATACATATGAGTATATTCTGATAATATATAGAGTGGATCCTTCTTTCATTTAGGGGCCTTCGCTTGTCTCTCCTTCTGTCACTAACTACCATATTGCTTGACTTGTAGTCTGACCACCTTTTAGAGAATGCAATTTCATTGGAAGATTGGTTGTTTAGTGTTAAAAAGTATCGaataatatacaataaaaaaagtaggtacactttttttcctctcattttctcctttttctttttctgttttttgacCGGCCCCTCTTCTTTTCACacaacttttcttcttttatgtgCAAAATGTATTTATAATAGTACTGCGGTGATAACAGGACAAGGGGTAGGTAGGTAAGAATAGGTTGTTTGCACGATTGGTTCTAAGactaaaaactattttactttttttttcccacaatttTAACGTTGCAAATTATAAGAGTTTTCCTATCACTTATATATAgacttactatttttttctctactaCTTACACTCTATCATATTACAGTTTTggcaaaaaaattgtgaaatagtTTATGTTTTTTCACTAAAGAATAGTGTTTTGGACTATCTGATTAATGtcaacttttcttcttttcacaCACTTGCAAGTGGCAGACAATTAATTAGGCTTTCAATTGGTTTGGCTAGTTAAACCATGATTACTAACTTAACATGGCATTGCTTGGGTCCAAAtcctatctaattttttatatcaatcAATTTGTTAGCTTGTTTGGTTCCATCAACTTGTCAAAGATTTAGGAGGAACTAAGGGTTCATCATTACCATGtggcattattttattaaaattgataacatttaatttacttaaaataagGTTAATTAACAGGATCCCCAGTCTACCTAAAATTGAGCGTTATTTGACTCAATTATTATACTCAACAATTAAACGGTCTTCTACTCGGCTTAAAGTGgctgtgtgtgtttgttttttttttttttttgctgtgtgtgtgtttgtatataattatgtatttatttatatgtttataaacatataatttaaaatcttCATATTTTATAAGCTTAAGtacaattattgaattaatacCTGCAAGCTTAGTTTTACGTAAATGCGTATCCAATGCACTTGCATCTATGGACATAGCAACATCACCACTAATCATTAAGTGGAGGGGATGCTGAGTTGCTCACCATAAACTTTGAAGTCATTAGGCTTTTTACTTCTATGACTTACaccttcaaaaaatttcataagcAAGTTTAGCTCTTGCATCGACTTTGAgattctttttagtttttattgaatatgaaaccacaaaaaacaaaaatatgaaaattttaaattaaaaaatttagttgacAAAGAagaatttggaaagaaaaattgtGGTAATACAAGTAGGAGGTTCTATATATCCTTTATATTCATAATTGAGTGCTTATTCTCCATAAGGttctatataaaagaaatttggagAAATTTCTAAGGGAGTTTGTGTTGTTGATCTTCGTAACATTTCATAACTACAAaagacttttgtttttttttggacaaataaGGGTGTCTAGACATCTACGAGTATCTGATTATTTCCATGGGTATATGCAATTTGTCTCATAGATACCAGATTATTATAGAAAGTAATCCCTTAAAGGTGGTCCCAAAATGATGAAGATCTCATGAATATTATATAGCTTTAAGAAATTTCTTGTctttacataaaataatatctTCTTGCTTCTTTTCTTGGGCTTGGTAATtaattcatgcatatgcattaaaagggatttttttttttgagagaaattaAAAGGGATTTGAAACTATGGTTTCACCCACTACTCCGTATTTATAGACCAAAGTGGTATTAGGCCTAGAGGTCAGTAGTGAACAATAGCAACATTAGTAATGAGCTAAAATTTTCCAACTCCACAACAAGCAACCTGTGATAAACTGTATCTCTGAACTCTGCTTTTGATAAAACTGAAAAATGTCACCATTTTCACAAAAGCTAGTGGTTTGATAGAGAAAATgtgatgaataaatttttttttttttttttttttggtgtgtgtagTTATTTGGGTGAAGAGGCTTGGTCAAGCATTATAGAGAAAGACTATTGGTCGTGACCAACTTCCCGTGCATTAGGAGAGGGTAACTTGAGAACAGACACAGACAAATAGaatttcattttcatctttGACAAGAAATGTTTTCCCTGtggttacttttttttcttcttctctcttttttaggtttgatttaaattaagaattttttaggTAAAGAAGTTGAGAAATGTTATCCCTGTGTCATTATTTCTTGATTTGTATGTTTTGATTTCCTCGTAGACTCATGCTAGATTAATTAACAAGCTCTATCCTCTCGGAGAAACACTTTTGAGATCagcgtcgtcatcatcattttcaatggatttgtgatttgtcatttttgaaaattattgtcTACGAGAgtaatgattttgtttttttgttttttttttcttttttgagagagttaagtaaaaattttgtaagtaaatGATAGTCAGATCAatccttaaataataataataatgatagtatATTACTGTATTGAACTCTGTCTCCAAcatatattgaaaaatatttaccaaaactttgtttttttatccataaactattaaaaaaattaattttttcatccctctttttgtttataaactattggtaaaattatttacaaagtttaagaatgaaaaaaaaaaaaaaaaaaaactttttaaagtttagaggctaaaatagtattttacctaGTAATAAATAATCacattttcctctttattttttaaccacccttttttcatacataaaatgttatgtccacaatattttcacaacacttttacagcaaattttaaatggtttgttattgattgttatagatagcaaaaaaataatttaaattatgaattcttttaaaagtattataaaaatattatgaataacaCACTCCCTCTCGTATGgaccaaaacacaaaatacgTGTGATTGGCGAAAAGGTACTACTGATCTGTTGAAtgcatttgattttattttctcaagCATGATTGGCAAGAGTAAACTCATGGGTTATTTTATGATGTTTGGTGTCCTCTCAATTGTTTTCTTGACAAATTGACCTTTAGGTGCATATGACTAATTGGCCGTGTATTTTTGGAGAGGACTTTCTTGGTCTTGGTCTTGTAATGTATAATTCTATATTAGTGGAGAAGGACGACTAAACTGAACGTGCATTTGGGGGGAACCGAGGAAGGAATTAGACTTGACTTTTCGTCCGGCGCATTAATTAAGGCATCTTTTCACgcataaaaaataaagcacCGACTTGGGTCGTGCATTAGGGGACACACTAATTGCGCAATGACAGACTTGTTGTAGTGCAACAGGAGGTCAAATTTTGTGCAGTAACCTAAGAGGTTATGAGTAAATTAATATTGCACTTGCAATTGGTTTATATGCAGCGCATTAGGAGGTTGAATTTGTTGACTTCAATTATCCCAATAAAACCATTTCCTGCAGAACTCAATTAATCCTCGTCCCAGTACCTGGTGCCTATTTGcaatagtgaattcttggagTATTTTCTTTGACATTCTGAAATCCCAATTTCAGATCCTCACTTGGTCTCTTTTActggtttttcctttttgggggCAAATTACCATGGCAAACGTCTCTTATGCTTTGTTTTTGTATTGtggttaataaataaatttataatactaaTTGTAAAGTCGTAATTTGTACCTAAGCTCTACAAGAGGAAAAGTAAAGActcaaagagcccaatacaataaatttatagagaataAGTTAGAAATCTTATTTCTAATGAGCTTATACGGTAACAACAATGGCCCAATATCACCAGATAATAAGGATAGGTTAGCTTGTTAAAAGGAAGTTGTCCTCATATTAAAGTTGAGGAgtaaattcttatattttttatctcttaaagATTGAGTATAGATAGTCAGTCTACagtattttctctattttctctctgGTCCCCTTTTCTCTAGGACCTTCTTCTTTCTTATACTTCCTCCCCCACTTCATTCTTgctctccacgtgtagatcTAGGCTGCTAACATGGACACTTGTCCCATCAGTATCTTCCTGAAGTCTTTAGGTAATAGatgtaaggctgaaaatcactattcagatatcacttcctcattaatgcaatCAAAGACTTAGgcacagagcattcaatgtagtgatagcagctttttctaagatatttcccaaCCGTTTTTGCTCTTTGTGCCcttgtgaaacatatcttcatctaCAAGACCTcctaaaatatcattctagtcAACATGGCATACCATCTGACCCTCACTtcacttagccgaggagatactcctcctcgaaTTATTTCCATTAACCTCTTTCGCAGTAGTTTGCTCGTGGGCATTTAAGTTTGACATCCTTATTACCATCAATCCGTCCTCAGACAGGTAAACATCCTCGGACACAGCCCATAGCCCAAAAACGCATCTTGGACCTTTTATTCCCACATTAAttatatcatcaaattaaattaaataaaatgatttatttaccCAATTTAGCACATGCCCAAATCACACAAATGCATTTGTTCCCTCGAGAAAATGCATTCCCCACCTACAaccaatttttttgtatttttcttctttttacttttcaGTTTCTTGAATTTCACTGGTTCTAGGTTTCTTTTTCCTCTATTATTTTTGTGCTCATCTAACTTTTCCTCTTTATTGTTCTTATATGTTTCTGCCGATCTCGTTCtcgttctattttttttatcatcagttTTGGATCCACTTTTCTATCATCtcaattaaacaaatataagaGAAAACTACATCTTTTCTATCTTCTTACTTGTTTATccctttttccattttttattctcttattttttcattcttctaACCAAACGGGCCAATTACATTAATCTCTCTTTATTAGCAAGATTTTGGAAACTTTTTCATTCAAGCACCTTAAGAAATATGGGCTACatgttcttatatataaaacttttgtGAAGACGCGTTAAGTTTCATACATATAGGAGGTTAATTATTACGGGCGACCATTATAATTTTTGGTCCCATTAATAACTAATCATTATATATACATTACCCATAAATATATACAGTACATCCGAATTATTTgggatgaaaatattttatttcaaaaggTTTGTGATACcaaatttatacttttatgACTTTGGTTGAGAGGGCTATAGGATGGAAAAGATTTGAAGAATAGAATATAGGAAAGATTTATACTTTTCCACCACGTGTTTGGCATGGAAGATAGAtggaaattaaattcctatttCGCCGATTATGGCTGATTTTCTTTAATGATATTCAAggtctttcttctcaaaaaaaaaaatcttattaagCCCTTAGGATATAAAAGCGAAAGGATAGGAAGATTtagggaaaattttgaaatttcttttcaatGTTATTAAGTTTTcacccttttttaaaaaatttggattaaaaaatgatataggTCTTGACGAAAAATTTCAAtcacctcttttcttttctctcataaTTCACGCtagcaaaatgaaaaatatcacTATCCTCTTCATttcctttttccattttttcatCTTCTCCCTATTCAGTTTCTGCACTACCAAACACAACATACATGTGATTGTCAAAAAGGCACCAATTATtttgaatgct from Castanea sativa cultivar Marrone di Chiusa Pesio chromosome 6, ASM4071231v1 includes:
- the LOC142641535 gene encoding uncharacterized protein LOC142641535, which encodes MTSLSNKPLFNQFISSLVFFLLIVVILDFVCSSTASVSSITSPFVYTNNKIKVAEERKEARALLKWKNNLHSKSQSFLSSWAGSNPCNWIGIYCDMSGSITQLNLSSHSLKGTLHNLSFQSFPNLLSVDLSYNSLFGTIPSNIAHLSKLSVLNLSYNQFTGRIPFEIGRLTSLHIFDLADNRISGLIPQELGGLTSLSEFDLSSNNLIGTIPASLGNISNLTTLHLHANQLSGSIPQELGMLSSLNDLRLSFNNLTGTIPDSLGNLRNLTTLYLSKNQLSGFIPHELGMLSSLTDLGLSINSLTGTIPASLGNLSNLTILYLYENQLSGSIPQELGMLSSLIGLSLSTNNLTGTIPVSLGNLSNLTVLYLQKNQLFGSIPQELGMLSFLSELDLSKNHLFGAIPASLGNLSNLTILYLYENQLSGFIPHELGMLSSLTDLGLSINSLTGTIPASLGNLSNLTILYLYENQLSGSIPQELGMLRMLSSLTDLELSTNNLTGTIPVSLGNLSNLTVLYLQKNQLFGSIPQELGMISSLTGLDLSKNNLTGTIPASLGNLSNLAILCLYENQLSGSIPQELGMLSSLTDLELSTNNLTGTIPVSLGNLSNLNTLYLYENQLSGSIPRELGNFTQLKEFEVSNNLFTGHLPDNVCHGGLLEKFLAINNHFIGSIPKSLSNCSSLIRVRLDGNQLIGNIGESFGVHPRLIYMDLSYNKLYGQLSTNWGRCQNLTSLKISNNDISGRLPPELGEAIQLHVLNLSSNKIHGEIPKELGKLTFLFDLYLDNNKFSGHIPYNFGMLSNLERLNLAKNSLSGLIPNLGNCKKLFVLNLSNNHLSKYIPLQIGNLQYLQNLDLSKNFLIGEIPQQLGDLKVLEILNLSHNALSGNIPSTFNQLLGLTSVDLSYNQLRGPIPDIKVFHEAPVEAFRNNKGLCGNATGLKVCLSAYSHNLHVKKGYNVTTLIFALLGIVFLIFIIVGITLAVCFRKTKTKNKPKEEEHQDMFSVWSYDGKMVYENIVEATEDFDYKHCIGVGGYGFVYKAELPTGQVVAVKKLHPLSEDSVAIIKAFTNEIHSLTEIRHRNIVRLHGFCSHPRYLLLVYEFLEGGSLEKILNNDELALDFDWAKRVNVVKGVANALSYMHHECSHPIIHRDISSKNVLLDLEFEAHVSDFGTSKIMSSDTSYWTSFAGTIGYAAPENAYTMEVSEKCDVYSFGVVTLEVIMGRHPGDLISSFLSSSSHDVLLEDVLDQRLVLPTRQVAEKVVLVAKIALACLHNNPQSRPTMQQVYYKLLNWKSPLTKPLRMITLRELIDLGNLNEAS